One genomic window of Thermococcus indicus includes the following:
- a CDS encoding MFS transporter, with translation MSLNRNFWLFAVGRFISQLGWAVQDVALPLYVLDKTHSGSMMTLFILAEMIPVLIIMPFAGVVGDRYNRKHLMVGFDLARGALLFAVITFDLLGIHQLLAVQVVMAVMGAFFSAGTGAMFPDLVEPDELEKANSTVSSFAILARLVGPALGGFIYAVGGIKLAILINAASFFGSGLFEIMIKYEWRTKELESFSQVIEDLKEGIGFLRSNRYLSTLMFFALFMIALGQPFGAVIMPYSYREVLKFSSYQFGLLESAFMGGALIGNGLIAIKFGKKAGRYLFHTLLLDGVMILAFTWAISPLSDLGRNEAFFFLAGINILWGSIEAFIDVPLNSKIQRAIPSELRGRVMSAMAVLMHLSSPLGLIAVGPLLDRFPAWEVTLAIWIGMAAVVAYFWARYRKVLLREREYGESEGVT, from the coding sequence GTGAGCCTCAACAGGAACTTCTGGCTCTTCGCTGTCGGAAGGTTCATCTCCCAGCTCGGCTGGGCGGTGCAGGACGTCGCACTGCCCCTCTACGTGTTAGACAAAACGCACAGCGGCTCGATGATGACCCTCTTCATCCTCGCCGAGATGATACCGGTCCTCATAATCATGCCCTTCGCCGGGGTTGTGGGCGACCGCTACAACCGAAAGCACCTGATGGTCGGCTTTGACCTTGCGAGGGGAGCCCTTCTCTTCGCCGTCATCACGTTCGACCTCCTAGGCATCCACCAGCTTTTGGCAGTCCAAGTCGTGATGGCGGTTATGGGGGCATTCTTCTCGGCTGGGACTGGAGCGATGTTCCCCGACCTCGTGGAACCAGATGAGCTTGAGAAGGCCAACTCCACCGTCTCGTCCTTCGCTATACTCGCCCGTCTCGTCGGCCCTGCCCTTGGAGGGTTCATCTACGCCGTCGGAGGTATCAAGCTGGCCATCCTCATAAACGCGGCGAGCTTCTTCGGCTCCGGCCTGTTTGAGATTATGATAAAGTATGAGTGGCGTACGAAGGAACTGGAGAGCTTTTCTCAGGTTATCGAGGACCTCAAAGAGGGCATCGGCTTCCTCCGCTCCAACAGATACCTCTCGACCCTCATGTTCTTTGCCCTTTTCATGATAGCCCTCGGCCAACCATTTGGGGCGGTTATTATGCCGTACTCCTACAGAGAGGTGCTGAAGTTCTCAAGCTACCAGTTTGGTCTCCTTGAGAGCGCCTTCATGGGAGGGGCGCTCATTGGAAACGGCCTGATAGCGATTAAATTCGGAAAGAAGGCCGGAAGGTATCTTTTCCACACCCTCCTCCTGGACGGGGTGATGATACTCGCCTTCACATGGGCGATAAGTCCCCTCTCCGACCTGGGGAGAAACGAGGCGTTCTTTTTCCTCGCTGGGATAAACATCCTGTGGGGCAGCATAGAGGCCTTCATAGACGTGCCCCTCAATTCTAAGATACAGCGCGCGATACCGAGCGAGCTCAGGGGCAGGGTCATGTCTGCCATGGCCGTCCTGATGCATCTCTCAAGCCCGCTCGGCCTCATTGCCGTCGGACCGCTCCTCGACAGATTCCCAGCCTGGGAGGTAACCCTAGCCATATGGATTGGCATGGCGGCTGTCGTTGCGTATTTCTGGGCCAGATATCGGAAGGTTCTTCTCAGGGAGCGGGAATACGGGGAGAGCGAAGGGGTCACCTGA
- a CDS encoding Gldg family protein — translation MKRWSIVLIALLVLSIVPAWAIKPVQAQETIIPIPEIQGYGDSSPYDGQVVTTAGIVTGIAHWTSHGKDRYGFFIQNGTGAWRGIFVYTYNQMPKYNDGTPVSVGDKVAVTGKVLESNGLTEIGYVSSIVKADGIVLETPKPVVLKSGDVAQEQWESVLVEVRDVRVTDPDLGYGEWEVDDGTGPVRVDDLMYGYTPEADQNLAYVIGVVYYSYGNFKIEPRDAEDVVLNLSIHEIQSNTTDEGASIYEDKGVATEGVVTATDSRGFFIQNGTGPWSGIYVYLGTSPKVSRGDYVRIVGTVDEYFGMTEIKTDSENVVILGTADVPAPVVLPTGNVSQEKWEGVLVEVRDVRVTDPDLGHGEWEVDDGSGPVRIDDKLYDYSPGHRSKYVYIRGIVWYSYGSFKIEPRDKKDIEAYRPNPNTISYGLTMYYSVQYDSRLSDLESLYENFTSTVSELVSYGVSFDSDVADKINWVNDSMSEVMEEYSLYEQFKNRADKTGFYLPAMIHLRKALFLGEDVKEEIQFLLPHLQRALEEIKAAQQAQEQENETETGTIPGNETEGVPTNTTQNASQQTPAINITITIPRVLIDASHGQYYVEQTGISYLVDKIENELGWEADIGSEPLTFDLLKDYDVVIILDPKTNFGESEVEALHQYVENGGGLLIAGEWYRYLNTEDLNAIVGDYGITFNADELMDDDHNSGRPYYPFVGIYNKAHPVMKFVPDDWTMYYNGDTLTISGNAVWLIKGYDTSYSVDADGNVVRIKGTNPVIAAAVDIGTGRIVAYGSSKALSDSYNFKYIKSNWPFIKGALLWLAHQE, via the coding sequence ATGAAGCGGTGGAGCATCGTTTTAATAGCGCTGTTGGTTCTGAGCATAGTGCCAGCGTGGGCGATAAAGCCGGTGCAAGCGCAGGAGACAATAATCCCAATTCCCGAAATTCAGGGCTACGGTGATAGCTCACCTTATGATGGACAAGTAGTCACAACTGCTGGAATCGTCACAGGCATCGCACATTGGACCTCCCACGGAAAAGATAGATATGGGTTCTTTATTCAGAACGGTACCGGAGCTTGGAGGGGAATATTCGTCTACACATACAACCAGATGCCAAAATACAATGATGGAACCCCCGTTTCTGTGGGAGACAAAGTGGCGGTTACAGGAAAAGTCCTTGAGAGCAACGGTCTAACGGAAATAGGCTATGTGTCATCAATAGTTAAAGCTGATGGCATAGTTCTTGAGACCCCCAAACCTGTCGTTCTCAAGAGTGGTGATGTTGCACAGGAGCAGTGGGAAAGCGTCCTCGTCGAGGTCCGGGACGTCAGGGTCACTGACCCGGATCTCGGTTACGGCGAATGGGAGGTTGACGATGGGACAGGTCCGGTTCGCGTTGATGACCTCATGTACGGTTACACCCCTGAGGCCGATCAGAACTTGGCCTATGTAATTGGTGTTGTGTACTATTCCTACGGAAACTTCAAGATAGAACCGAGGGATGCAGAGGACGTTGTTCTGAACCTTTCAATCCATGAAATACAGAGCAACACTACCGATGAGGGTGCCTCTATCTACGAGGACAAGGGAGTTGCCACAGAAGGCGTTGTTACCGCAACGGACTCCAGAGGCTTCTTCATTCAGAACGGTACCGGGCCGTGGAGCGGAATCTACGTGTACCTTGGAACCTCTCCCAAAGTTAGCAGAGGGGATTACGTAAGGATTGTAGGAACCGTTGACGAATACTTTGGGATGACCGAGATCAAAACCGATTCGGAAAACGTTGTCATCCTGGGAACAGCAGATGTTCCTGCCCCAGTAGTACTTCCAACCGGAAACGTTTCCCAGGAGAAGTGGGAGGGCGTTCTCGTCGAGGTCAGGGACGTTAGGGTTACTGATCCGGATCTCGGTCACGGCGAGTGGGAAGTTGACGACGGAAGTGGCCCGGTTAGGATAGACGACAAGCTCTACGATTACTCCCCTGGCCACCGCTCCAAGTATGTTTACATCAGGGGCATTGTATGGTACTCCTACGGCAGCTTCAAGATAGAACCGAGGGATAAGAAGGACATTGAGGCCTACCGGCCCAACCCCAATACAATCTCCTACGGCCTGACGATGTATTACAGCGTCCAGTACGATTCCCGGCTCTCAGACCTCGAGAGCCTCTACGAGAACTTTACCAGCACGGTTTCGGAACTCGTCAGCTACGGGGTATCCTTCGACAGCGACGTTGCCGACAAGATTAACTGGGTAAACGACAGCATGTCCGAGGTTATGGAAGAGTACTCGCTCTACGAGCAGTTCAAGAACCGCGCCGATAAGACCGGGTTCTACCTCCCCGCCATGATACACCTTCGTAAGGCGCTGTTCCTTGGCGAGGATGTTAAGGAGGAAATCCAGTTCCTCCTGCCCCACCTTCAGAGGGCCCTGGAGGAAATAAAGGCCGCTCAGCAGGCGCAGGAGCAGGAAAATGAAACCGAAACGGGGACAATCCCCGGCAATGAGACCGAGGGAGTTCCAACCAACACAACCCAGAACGCCAGTCAGCAGACGCCCGCAATCAACATTACCATAACGATCCCCAGGGTTTTGATAGACGCCTCCCACGGGCAGTACTACGTTGAGCAGACTGGGATAAGCTATCTCGTGGACAAAATTGAAAACGAACTCGGATGGGAAGCGGACATCGGGAGCGAGCCCCTAACCTTTGACCTGCTCAAGGACTACGACGTTGTCATAATACTCGACCCGAAAACTAACTTTGGCGAATCCGAGGTTGAGGCCCTCCACCAGTACGTTGAGAACGGCGGAGGCCTGTTAATCGCGGGCGAGTGGTACAGGTATTTGAACACCGAAGACCTCAACGCGATAGTTGGTGACTACGGCATTACCTTCAACGCCGACGAACTCATGGACGACGACCACAACAGCGGCAGGCCCTACTACCCGTTCGTTGGAATATACAACAAGGCACACCCGGTCATGAAGTTCGTGCCAGACGACTGGACGATGTACTACAACGGCGACACCCTGACGATAAGCGGAAACGCTGTCTGGCTCATCAAGGGCTACGACACGAGCTACTCGGTTGATGCCGACGGAAACGTGGTCAGGATAAAGGGAACCAACCCGGTTATAGCGGCCGCCGTTGACATAGGCACCGGCAGAATAGTCGCCTACGGCTCAAGCAAGGCCCTCAGCGACAGCTACAACTTCAAGTACATCAAGAGCAACTGGCCATTCATAAAGGGCGCCCTCCTCTGGCTGGCGCACCAGGAGTGA
- a CDS encoding translation initiation factor eIF-2B alpha/beta/delta subunit family protein (eIF-2BA; catalyzes the binding of GTP to IF2), translating into MLPPEVRSIIEEMRSERIRGASWLAKRGAEAYLVLSELLEGEELESALREMKREIPAVNRTMASLYNLARFIPITGDPDVVRTKAEEFIRLGEEAKREIGNIGSELIDENEVIITHSFSSAVLEIFKAAKRKGKHFKVILTESAPDYEGMALARELDSLGVPFEVITDAQIGLFAKKATLALVGADNVTRDGAVVNKAGTYLLALACHDNGVPFYVAAESFKLHPELASSEVEIVERPYARQGYRVRNLLFDVTPWRYVRGVITELGILIPPKEI; encoded by the coding sequence ATGCTTCCCCCGGAGGTTCGCTCAATCATCGAGGAGATGCGTTCCGAGAGAATCAGGGGCGCGAGCTGGCTGGCTAAAAGAGGCGCCGAGGCGTACCTCGTCCTTTCTGAACTCCTTGAGGGGGAGGAGCTTGAGAGTGCTCTAAGGGAGATGAAGAGGGAAATCCCTGCCGTGAACCGGACGATGGCCTCGCTCTACAACCTCGCGAGGTTCATTCCGATAACCGGAGACCCCGATGTGGTGAGAACGAAGGCCGAGGAGTTCATCAGGCTCGGGGAGGAGGCAAAGCGCGAGATAGGCAACATCGGGAGCGAGCTGATAGACGAGAACGAGGTGATAATAACCCACTCTTTCTCCTCGGCAGTTCTTGAGATATTCAAGGCCGCCAAGAGGAAGGGCAAGCACTTCAAGGTCATACTAACCGAGAGTGCGCCCGACTACGAGGGGATGGCCCTCGCGAGGGAGCTCGATTCTCTCGGTGTTCCATTCGAGGTAATAACGGACGCCCAGATAGGTCTCTTTGCCAAAAAGGCCACCCTTGCCCTGGTTGGTGCCGACAACGTTACCCGTGACGGGGCGGTGGTCAACAAGGCCGGAACGTACCTCCTCGCCTTGGCCTGCCACGACAACGGCGTTCCTTTCTACGTCGCCGCCGAGAGCTTCAAGCTCCACCCTGAGCTGGCCTCAAGCGAGGTTGAGATCGTCGAGAGACCCTACGCGAGACAGGGCTACCGGGTGAGGAACCTCCTCTTCGACGTTACTCCCTGGCGGTACGTTAGGGGAGTGATAACGGAACTCGGGATTTTGATTCCGCCGAAGGAGATCTAA
- a CDS encoding ATP-binding protein — protein sequence MKIRKFVNRKEELRTLDELYSSEGFTLVLVTGRRRIGKSRLVREFLSDKDSIAVQFEKRVWEYNLEKLNRAIGEHFGIPKPNFSTFSDAFRFIASQSRGRLIVFLDEFSYLLRYSKVEAEFQSIVDEILPESNLMLILSASSVGLLKKSFFEYSSPLYGRSDATLNLQPLKFRHLFEWFEGLSPENAVKLYAVTSGVPRYLEMFKGRNVEREITENFFNPNAFLFREAKELLEEEFREPETYYTILEALARGKTRVNEIAQYSYIEPKNTARYLRILEELGILKRELPVGRKAKRGVYRFRDLYFAFWFRFVAPYFEEIESGFPEGAIEDFRMDFNRYLGFAFEDIARQFLIELNGAEKLPLHFTRIGRWWYRGEEIDLVALNERERKALFVEVKWKNLKEREARGILRGLEKKAELVGLDGWEKWYGVIAKDVEGKERINGGVFLLWDVNDLKA from the coding sequence ATGAAGATTCGAAAATTTGTGAACAGGAAGGAAGAGCTGAGGACGTTAGACGAGCTTTATTCGAGCGAAGGTTTTACCCTCGTACTCGTCACCGGGAGAAGGAGAATTGGGAAAAGCCGACTTGTGAGGGAGTTCCTGAGCGACAAGGACTCCATAGCGGTGCAGTTCGAAAAGAGGGTATGGGAATACAACCTCGAAAAGCTCAACAGGGCTATTGGAGAGCACTTCGGCATTCCAAAACCGAACTTCTCGACCTTCAGCGATGCCTTCCGCTTCATCGCCTCCCAGTCGCGGGGCAGGTTAATCGTTTTTCTCGATGAGTTCTCGTACCTGCTACGCTATTCGAAGGTGGAGGCCGAGTTTCAGAGCATAGTGGACGAAATCCTCCCGGAGAGCAACTTGATGCTCATCCTCTCGGCATCGTCTGTTGGGCTTCTCAAGAAAAGTTTCTTCGAGTACTCAAGTCCCCTCTACGGGAGGAGCGATGCAACCCTGAACCTCCAACCCCTGAAGTTCAGGCACCTTTTCGAGTGGTTTGAAGGGCTATCACCGGAAAACGCCGTTAAACTGTACGCGGTTACGTCAGGGGTTCCAAGGTACTTGGAGATGTTCAAAGGCAGAAACGTTGAACGGGAAATAACGGAGAACTTCTTCAATCCCAACGCGTTCCTGTTCAGGGAGGCAAAGGAGCTCCTTGAGGAGGAGTTCCGGGAGCCAGAAACCTACTACACAATCCTTGAGGCCCTCGCGAGGGGCAAAACCCGGGTAAACGAGATAGCCCAGTACTCGTATATTGAGCCGAAGAACACCGCCCGCTATCTGAGAATTCTTGAGGAGCTCGGGATACTAAAGAGGGAACTCCCCGTCGGTAGAAAAGCCAAGCGGGGGGTGTACCGCTTCAGGGACCTCTACTTTGCCTTCTGGTTCCGCTTTGTTGCCCCCTACTTTGAGGAGATTGAGAGCGGTTTTCCGGAGGGAGCAATCGAGGATTTCAGGATGGATTTCAACCGTTACTTAGGATTCGCCTTCGAGGACATCGCCAGGCAGTTCCTAATCGAGCTGAACGGGGCCGAAAAGCTACCCCTTCACTTCACGAGAATTGGCAGGTGGTGGTACAGGGGGGAGGAGATTGACTTGGTGGCCTTGAACGAGCGGGAGAGGAAGGCGCTGTTCGTAGAGGTCAAGTGGAAGAATCTAAAGGAAAGGGAAGCGCGGGGGATTTTGAGGGGCTTGGAGAAAAAGGCCGAGCTTGTTGGCCTCGACGGCTGGGAGAAGTGGTACGGAGTGATTGCAAAGGACGTTGAGGGAAAAGAGAGGATAAATGGAGGGGTTTTCCTGCTCTGGGACGTTAATGATCTGAAAGCCTGA
- a CDS encoding molybdopterin-binding protein, with protein MFAEILTIGDELLTGNTVDSNSAFIAQRLTERGYWVRRKTTVGDDVEEIKNAVREILARKPEVLVISGGLGPTHDDVTMLAVAEALGKKFVLCEPCLERIKEFYRELYEGGLIDDPELNEGRKKMAYLPEGAEPLENTEGAAPGAYIEHEGVKIFVLPGMPREMKAMLEREVLPRLGGRKFIQRKLLAEITDESKLAPLLIEALERFDVRIHSSPKGFGKYIGIILFGESEEEIERAKAFLEERGIRFEEP; from the coding sequence ATGTTTGCTGAGATACTCACAATAGGCGACGAACTGCTCACCGGAAACACCGTGGACAGCAACTCCGCCTTTATTGCCCAGAGGCTCACAGAAAGAGGCTACTGGGTGAGGCGGAAGACGACCGTTGGCGACGACGTCGAGGAGATAAAGAACGCCGTCCGGGAGATACTCGCGAGAAAGCCGGAGGTTCTGGTAATCTCTGGTGGCCTCGGGCCGACCCACGACGACGTTACAATGTTGGCCGTTGCCGAGGCCTTGGGGAAAAAGTTCGTCCTCTGCGAGCCGTGTTTGGAACGGATCAAAGAGTTCTACCGCGAACTCTATGAGGGGGGCCTGATAGACGACCCCGAGCTCAACGAGGGGAGGAAGAAGATGGCCTACCTGCCGGAGGGCGCAGAGCCCCTTGAGAACACCGAGGGGGCGGCGCCAGGAGCGTACATCGAGCACGAAGGGGTCAAGATATTCGTCCTCCCGGGGATGCCGCGCGAGATGAAGGCAATGCTTGAGCGGGAAGTCCTGCCGAGGCTCGGTGGGAGGAAGTTCATCCAGAGAAAGCTGCTGGCGGAGATAACCGATGAGAGCAAGCTCGCGCCCCTTCTGATTGAGGCCCTGGAAAGGTTCGACGTCAGGATACACTCATCGCCAAAGGGCTTCGGGAAGTACATCGGGATAATCCTCTTCGGCGAGAGCGAGGAGGAGATAGAGAGGGCCAAGGCCTTCCTTGAAGAGAGGGGGATTAGGTTTGAGGAGCCGTAG
- a CDS encoding DUF167 domain-containing protein — protein MKFLKETKDGTLLLVYVQPKAKRNEIEGIDEWRGRLKVKIKAPPVEGKANKELVKFLSKLLDAQVELVRGETSREKDLLVKNLKPEEVKRKLGL, from the coding sequence ATGAAGTTCCTAAAGGAGACCAAGGACGGAACGCTCCTCCTCGTCTACGTCCAGCCGAAGGCGAAGAGGAACGAGATTGAAGGAATTGACGAGTGGCGCGGTCGGTTGAAGGTCAAAATAAAAGCCCCCCCGGTTGAGGGAAAGGCGAACAAAGAGCTCGTCAAGTTCCTCTCGAAGCTTTTAGATGCCCAGGTCGAGCTCGTCAGGGGAGAGACGAGCAGGGAAAAGGATTTGCTCGTTAAAAACCTCAAGCCAGAGGAGGTGAAGAGAAAGTTGGGATTGTAG
- a CDS encoding MFS transporter produces the protein MFENGMGRNFWLYTVGRWVSQAGWVVQDVAVPLYVLDQTGSGAMMSLFIMAELVPRLLVNPIAGVIGDRYDRKRLMYGLDIARGVLLFAVIGFNLLGIYQLLAVQMAMSVMGAFFSAGIVGMFPDLVPKEQLARANSILQSGGQILRILGPILGGLIYAIGGLWLAILINAVSFFGSGLFEILIEYRRETRELSSVREVWDDMLEGFRFMKNSRNLMVLVSFGIILNTLLNPVFAVVLPYLARIELGLSAVRFGSVETAATLGALAGNMLIALKLGEKSENLLFGALFAQLLCLTGLAFVTRSILGELAYPTLLGIIGLIGLFNTLVNIPLFTKLQKAVPDEVRSRFFTAFETAMMATTPLGMALVGPLLDVAGTTVIILSLTVPSVLITLYYYLRFREIVINIGSENAEVVP, from the coding sequence ATGTTCGAGAATGGAATGGGCCGGAACTTCTGGCTCTACACCGTTGGCAGGTGGGTATCACAGGCCGGGTGGGTCGTGCAGGATGTCGCTGTTCCGCTGTACGTGCTCGACCAGACCGGCAGCGGGGCGATGATGAGCCTCTTCATAATGGCCGAGCTGGTTCCGAGATTGCTCGTGAATCCGATAGCGGGGGTTATCGGTGACCGCTACGACAGAAAGAGGCTCATGTACGGTCTCGATATAGCGAGGGGAGTTCTCCTCTTCGCGGTCATAGGGTTCAACCTGCTGGGGATATACCAGCTCTTGGCAGTTCAGATGGCGATGAGCGTTATGGGGGCGTTCTTCTCGGCCGGCATAGTCGGGATGTTCCCGGATCTGGTTCCAAAGGAGCAACTCGCGAGGGCGAACTCGATACTGCAGAGCGGCGGTCAGATACTCAGGATACTCGGCCCAATCCTCGGCGGGTTAATCTACGCCATCGGGGGTTTGTGGCTTGCTATCCTAATCAACGCGGTCAGCTTCTTTGGCTCGGGATTGTTTGAAATCCTTATCGAGTACCGCAGAGAAACGCGGGAGCTCTCAAGCGTCCGCGAAGTCTGGGACGACATGCTCGAGGGCTTCCGCTTCATGAAGAACTCAAGAAACCTCATGGTGCTCGTGAGTTTCGGAATAATCCTCAACACCCTCCTCAACCCCGTGTTCGCGGTGGTACTTCCCTACCTTGCCAGGATTGAGCTGGGCCTCTCCGCAGTCAGGTTCGGCAGCGTCGAGACGGCGGCAACCTTAGGAGCACTGGCCGGAAACATGCTCATCGCATTGAAGCTCGGCGAGAAATCCGAGAACCTTCTCTTCGGGGCGCTGTTTGCCCAGCTCCTCTGTCTGACGGGCCTCGCCTTCGTAACGCGCTCTATCCTCGGGGAACTGGCCTACCCCACCCTGCTGGGAATAATCGGCCTGATAGGGCTCTTCAACACCCTGGTTAACATCCCGCTCTTCACAAAGCTCCAGAAGGCGGTTCCTGACGAGGTCCGTTCCAGATTTTTCACGGCTTTTGAGACGGCGATGATGGCCACAACGCCACTCGGCATGGCCCTCGTTGGACCCCTCCTCGACGTCGCAGGAACCACGGTAATAATCCTCTCCCTCACCGTCCCGAGCGTGCTGATAACCCTGTATTATTACCTCCGCTTTAGGGAAATCGTTATAAACATCGGCTCAGAAAACGCGGAGGTGGTGCCGTGA
- a CDS encoding phosphorylating glyceraldehyde-3-phosphate dehydrogenase codes for MKVKVGVNGYGTIGKRVAYAVTKQDDMELIGVTKTKPDFEAYRARELGIPVYAASEEFLPRFEKAGFEVAGTLNDLLNEVDVIVDATPGGMGAKNKVLYEKAGVKAIFQGGEKATTAEVSFVAQANYEKASGKDYVRVVSCNTTGLTRTLSVIQEYIDYVYAVMIRRAADPNDAKRGPVNAITPSVTVPSHHGPDVQTVIPINIETSAFVVPTTLMHVHSIMVELKKPVEAKDVVDIFENTTRVLLFEKEKGFDSTAQLIEFARDLHREWNNLYEIAVWKESVSVRGNRLFYIQAVHQESDVVPENIDAIRAMFEMAEKWESIRKTNESLGILR; via the coding sequence ATGAAGGTGAAGGTTGGTGTCAATGGATACGGAACAATTGGAAAGCGCGTCGCCTACGCAGTGACAAAGCAGGACGACATGGAGCTCATAGGCGTCACCAAGACGAAGCCGGACTTCGAGGCTTACCGCGCGAGGGAGCTTGGAATTCCGGTCTACGCCGCTAGCGAGGAGTTCCTGCCGAGGTTCGAGAAGGCCGGCTTTGAGGTCGCGGGGACGCTGAACGACCTCCTCAACGAGGTTGACGTCATCGTCGACGCCACCCCCGGGGGAATGGGGGCGAAGAACAAGGTCCTCTACGAGAAGGCCGGCGTCAAGGCGATTTTCCAGGGCGGTGAGAAGGCCACCACCGCGGAGGTTTCCTTCGTAGCCCAGGCCAACTACGAAAAAGCCTCTGGAAAGGACTACGTCCGCGTCGTCTCCTGCAACACCACCGGCCTGACCAGAACCCTCTCGGTCATTCAGGAGTACATCGACTACGTCTACGCCGTCATGATCCGCCGCGCGGCCGATCCGAACGACGCCAAGCGCGGCCCGGTCAACGCCATAACCCCGAGCGTTACCGTCCCGTCCCACCACGGCCCGGACGTCCAGACAGTTATCCCGATAAACATCGAGACCTCAGCCTTTGTCGTCCCAACCACGCTCATGCACGTTCACAGCATCATGGTCGAGCTGAAGAAGCCGGTCGAGGCCAAGGACGTCGTCGATATCTTCGAGAACACCACGCGCGTTCTGCTCTTCGAGAAGGAGAAGGGCTTTGACAGCACGGCTCAGCTCATAGAGTTCGCCCGTGACCTGCACCGCGAGTGGAACAACCTCTATGAAATAGCGGTCTGGAAGGAGAGCGTAAGCGTAAGAGGAAACAGGCTCTTCTACATCCAGGCCGTCCACCAGGAGAGCGACGTGGTTCCGGAGAACATAGACGCCATAAGGGCCATGTTCGAGATGGCCGAAAAGTGGGAGAGTATAAGGAAGACGAACGAGAGCCTGGGGATTTTGAGGTGA
- a CDS encoding cob(I)yrinic acid a,c-diamide adenosyltransferase, which translates to MSITTKTGDKGLTGLFTGDRVAKYSPIMEANGNIDELDSFLGEAKHHVPEEMAEILERIQVQLYDLMAELASKGKYSKVGGEEVRWLEELINKYEEEVQLRAFVLPGSTIASAKLDVCRAVARRTERSVARLVLDYGFGQNALVYLNRLSDLLFVMARAIEKRKGKLKEVR; encoded by the coding sequence ATGTCCATCACTACAAAAACCGGGGATAAAGGTCTAACCGGTCTTTTCACAGGCGACCGGGTGGCGAAGTACTCACCGATAATGGAGGCGAACGGGAACATAGACGAACTCGACAGCTTCCTGGGGGAGGCAAAGCACCACGTTCCTGAGGAGATGGCCGAGATTCTCGAGAGGATACAGGTTCAGCTCTACGACCTTATGGCAGAGCTGGCCAGCAAGGGGAAGTACTCGAAGGTTGGTGGGGAAGAGGTTAGATGGCTTGAGGAACTTATTAATAAGTATGAAGAAGAGGTCCAGCTTAGGGCCTTCGTCCTTCCGGGTTCAACCATCGCGAGTGCCAAGCTCGATGTCTGCCGCGCGGTGGCCAGGCGGACGGAGAGGAGCGTTGCGAGGCTCGTCCTCGACTATGGCTTTGGGCAGAACGCTCTCGTCTACCTAAACAGGCTCAGCGACCTGCTCTTCGTAATGGCAAGGGCGATAGAAAAGAGGAAGGGGAAGCTGAAGGAGGTCAGGTGA